A genomic region of Phragmites australis chromosome 2, lpPhrAust1.1, whole genome shotgun sequence contains the following coding sequences:
- the LOC133895925 gene encoding probable leucine-rich repeat receptor-like protein kinase At1g68400 — protein MPPNGGTALLLLLLPPLLLHCLVCFANAGSLQDDVAALSEFRLAADQSGTLASWNLSEKPLPCETWRGVTCAGGRVTRLVLEGLGLSGAAALPALARLDGLRVLSLKGNILSGEIPDFSPLAGLKLLFLAKNSLSGPIPTSLGALYRLYRLDLSFNNLSGVVPPEMNRLDRLLTLRLDSNRLTGGIDAIALPRLQEFNVSNNLMSGRIPAPMAGFPAAAFGGNVGLCSAPLAPCKDEAQQPNASAAVNASAAGECPPAAAMVASSPSAKPDGAETPGSGKGRMSRAAVGAIVAGDFAVVGLVAGLLFCYFWPRLSGRRSGRRLRAGEKIVYSSSPYGAAGVVAAAGGTFERGKMVFLEDIRNNGGTSDTRRFELEELLRASAEMLGKGACGTAYKAVLDDGTVVAVKRLRDATAAAASKKDFEHQMAVLGRLRHPNIVPLNAYYYARDEKLLVYEFMPNGCLFSLLHGNRGPGRTPLEWAARLRIASGAARGLAYIHHAGRQGSGTSKLAHGNIKSTNILLDKAGVARLADCGLAQLGSSPAAAAARSAGYRAPEAPPPPRPWASHKGDVYAFGVVLLELLTGRCPGSELPNGGVVVELPRWVQSVVREEWTSEVFDLELMKDKGIEEEMVAMLQLALSCASAAPGQRPKIGYVVKMIDEIRAFGEASSSHESMDESSGVSDSPAVSEGGAVSQ, from the exons atgcCTCCCAACGGTGGCactgctctgctgctgctcctcttgCCACCGCTGCTGCTGCACTGCCTCGTTTGCTTCGCCAATGCCGGCTCGCTGCAGGACGACGTCGCCGCGCTGTCCGAGTTCCGGCTCGCCGCGGACCAATCGGGCACGCTGGCGAGCTGGAACCTATCCGAGAAGCCGCTTCCCTGCGAGACGTGGCGCGGGGTCACCTGCGCCGGAGGGCGCGTCACGAGGCTGGTGCTCGAGGGGCTCGGCCTctccggcgcggcggcgctCCCGGCGCTCGCGAGGCTGGACGGCCTCCGCGTGCTCAGCCTCAAGGGCAACATCCTCTCTGGCGAAATTCCCGACTTCTCGCCGCTCGCGGGGCTCAAGCTTCTGTTCCTTGCGAAGAACTCGCTGTCTGGCCCGATTCCGACGTCGCTTGGGGCGCTGTACCGGCTGTATCGGCTCGACCTGTCATTTAACAACTTGTCCGGCGTCGTGCCGCCAGAGATGAACAGGCTCGACAGGTTGCTGACGCTGAGGCTGGACTCGAACCGGCTCACTGGTGGGATTGACGCCATTGCGCTGCCGAGGTTGCAAGAGTTCAATGTCTCCAACAATTTGATGTCAGGGAGGATTCCGGCGCCGATGGCGGGCTTCCCGGCAGCGGCGTTCGGCGGGAACGTTGGTCTGTGCAGCGCGCCGCTAGCACCGTGCAAGGACGAGGCGCAGCAGCCGAATGCGTCGGCAGCCGTCAACGCGTCAGCGGCAGGGGAGTGCCCTCCAGCTGCAGCCATGGTGGCGTCCTCGCCCTCCGCGAAGCCAGATGGCGCTGAAACACCAGGCAGCGGCAAGGGAAGGATGAGCCGCGCGGCCGTGGGGGCAATTGTGGCGGGGGATTTCGCCGTGGTGGGTCTCGTGGCCGGGCTGCTGTTCTGCTACTTCTGGCCGCGCCTCTCTGGCCGGCGCAGCGGCAGGCGCCTCCGAGCAGGGGAGAAGATAGTGTACTCTTCGAGCCCttacggcgccgccggagtcgtcGCAGCGGCTGGTGGCACATTTGAGCGGGGAAAGATGGTGTTTTTGGAGGACATCAGGAACAACGGTGGCACCAGCGACACGAGGCGGTTTGAGCTCGAGGAACTCCTGCGCGCATCCGCGGAGATGCTGGGTAAGGGCGCGTGCGGCACGGCGTACAAAGCCGTCCTCGACGACGGCACCGTCGTGGCCGTGAAGCGGTTGCGTGACgccacggcggcggccgcgTCTAAGAAGGACTTCGAGCACCAGATGGCCGTGCTCGGCCGCCTCCGCCACCCCAACATCGTGCCACTCAACGCCTACTACTACGCCCGCGACGAGAAGCTGCTCGTGTACGAGTTCATGCCCAACGGctgtctcttctctctcctccacg GTAACCGGGGCCCCGGGCGCACGCCGCTGGAATGGGCGGCGCGCTTGCGCATTGCGTCCGGCGCCGCACGCGGCCTTGCTTACATCCACCACGCGGGCCGCCAGGGTAGCGGGACGTCCAAGCTCGCGCACGGCAACATCAAGAGCACAAACATACTCCTCGACAAGGCTGGCGTGGCGCGGCTCGCAGACTGCGGCCTGGCGCAGCTGGGCTCGTcccccgcggccgccgcggcgcggtCTGCGGGGTACCGCGCGCCCGAGGCGCCCCCGCCACCCCGGCCCTGGGCGTCGCACAAGGGCGACGTGTACGCGTTCGGCGTGgtgctgctggagctgctgacgGGCCGGTGCCCGGGCAGCGAGCTCCCCAACGGCGGCGTGGTGGTGGAGCTGCCGCGGTGGGTGCAATCCGTTGTGAGGGAGGAGTGGACGTCGGAGGTGTTCGACCTGGAGCTGATGAAGGACAAGGGCAtcgaggaggagatggtggcgATGCTGCAGCTGGCGCTGAGCTGCGCGTCGGCGGCGCCCGGCCAGCGGCCCAAGATAGGGTACGTGGTGAAGATGATCGACGAGATCCGCGCGTTCGGGGAGGCGTCTTCGTCGCACGAGTCGATGGACGAGTCCTCCGGTGTCTCCGACTCGCCCGCCGTGTCAGAGGGCGGCGCGGTCAGCCAGTGA